The Euphorbia lathyris chromosome 8, ddEupLath1.1, whole genome shotgun sequence genome has a window encoding:
- the LOC136202686 gene encoding uncharacterized protein, translating to MGVAVLNPRDCLQNPISSHQGLLSPPPRVRSSRNPNPNPNRSNRAQQPTRRKRSPNSKSASPPRAVVHLPAKDLVMGQVKILKRGEKIPETTSPKKEDLDLGSTHRLGPDPELVPTQIRLAESKTANGFYAGSAFVSSPPPSSLPLPVFFMKKTAGIADATSDLRRILGLVL from the coding sequence ATGGGCGTCGCTGTTCTCAATCCCCGAGATTGCCTTCAGAATCCTATATCTTCCCACCAGGGTTTGCTTTCTCCGCCTCCTCGCGTGAGATCTTctagaaaccctaaccctaacccAAACCGGTCAAATCGTGCACAACAACCTACACGCAGAAAACGAAGCCCTAATTCTAAGTCGGCTTCTCCTCCACGCGCCGTCGTTCATCTTCCTGCTAAAGATCTTGTCATGGGCCAGGTGAAAATTCTTAAGAGAGGCGAGAAAATACCAGAGACTACTTCGCCGAAGAAAGAAGATCTAGATCTCGGATCGACTCACCGGCTTGGTCCTGATCCCGAGCTCGTTCCTACTCAGATCCGACTCGCTGAGTCCAAAACAGCCAATGGTTTTTATGCTGGatcggcttttgtttcatctcCTCCGCCGAGTTCTCTTCCTTTGCCGGTTTTCTTTATGAAGAAGACTGCAGGTATTGCTGATGCTACTAGTGATTTACGGAGAATTTTAGGCCTCGTCCTGTAA